A window of Metabacillus sp. B2-18 contains these coding sequences:
- a CDS encoding sensor histidine kinase, producing MKKRVNIFQKSNGISPYIWAFLSILPFYFIFQSSSSAEIITGIILTVSFFITLRYAFLAKSWRIYVLTLILIGISFTSTYLFNYFYFSFYIAYFIGNIKDRAPFLTLYIIHLVSTAVAINFSIVLHEQLLLRQAPFVIISSLSVIFLPFSIYNRKQRDQLQEKLEDANKRISELVILEERQRIARDLHDTLGQKLSMIGLKSDLARKIIYKDPEQAKNEMKEIQQTARTALNEVRKMVSQMRGIRIKEEMVHVKQILKAAQINLVCDQEMVLSNVPLLTENILSMCLKEAVTNVVRHSKASNCYLSLEQNSTELIMTIKDDGIGFEDLTIAKGNGLSGMRERLDFVNGNLEIKNEKGTSLTIRVPNVVKQID from the coding sequence ATGAAAAAAAGAGTTAACATTTTTCAAAAAAGCAATGGGATCTCCCCTTATATTTGGGCTTTTTTAAGCATTTTACCTTTTTATTTTATTTTCCAATCATCCTCTTCGGCGGAAATCATTACAGGCATAATCCTTACTGTATCGTTTTTCATTACACTTCGTTACGCATTTCTTGCTAAAAGCTGGAGAATTTACGTTTTAACACTTATTTTGATTGGGATATCATTTACATCAACTTATCTATTTAATTATTTTTATTTTTCTTTTTATATTGCATATTTCATTGGAAATATAAAGGATCGTGCTCCTTTTTTAACACTATACATTATTCATTTAGTCAGTACAGCCGTTGCCATAAACTTTAGTATCGTTTTACATGAGCAGTTGCTATTACGCCAGGCTCCCTTCGTGATTATTAGCTCTCTTAGTGTCATCTTTCTTCCATTTAGTATTTATAATCGAAAACAACGTGATCAGCTCCAAGAAAAGCTGGAAGATGCTAATAAACGAATATCTGAACTAGTTATACTTGAAGAACGTCAACGAATTGCCCGTGACCTTCATGACACATTAGGTCAAAAGCTATCAATGATTGGTCTTAAGAGTGACTTAGCTCGAAAAATTATTTATAAAGATCCAGAGCAGGCAAAAAATGAAATGAAAGAAATTCAACAAACAGCTAGAACAGCATTAAATGAAGTAAGAAAAATGGTTTCTCAAATGAGAGGTATCCGTATAAAAGAGGAAATGGTACATGTTAAGCAAATATTAAAAGCAGCTCAAATTAATTTAGTATGTGACCAAGAAATGGTCTTATCAAATGTCCCGTTGTTAACCGAGAATATCTTAAGTATGTGCTTAAAAGAAGCTGTTACAAATGTTGTCAGACATAGTAAGGCCTCTAATTGTTATCTTTCTCTTGAACAAAATTCGACCGAATTAATCATGACTATCAAGGATGATGGAATCGGTTTTGAAGACCTTACAATCGCAAAAGGAAACGGCCTTTCCGGGATGAGGGAACGCCTCGATTTTGTTAATGGAAATCTTGAAATAAAAAACGAAAAAGGTACATCATTAACGATTAGAGTACCTAATGTTGTAAAACAGATAGATTAG
- a CDS encoding response regulator transcription factor, with the protein MIRIVIAEDQQMLLGALGSLLNLEDDMEVVGKANNGEDALTLVHKHSPDICIMDIEMPKMTGLEAAEKIVNSDCKVIILTTFARSGYFQRAIKAGVKGYLLKDSPSDELANSIRSIMSGRRIYAPELMDDVYSEENPLTEREKEVLGLVADGMNTKEIADQLSIKTGTVRNYISTILEKLDVKNRIEAITQSKEKGWFK; encoded by the coding sequence ATGATACGAATTGTGATTGCTGAAGATCAACAAATGCTTTTAGGTGCCTTAGGTTCACTTCTTAACTTGGAGGACGATATGGAAGTTGTTGGCAAGGCTAATAATGGAGAGGATGCCCTTACACTCGTTCACAAACACAGTCCTGATATATGTATAATGGATATTGAAATGCCTAAAATGACTGGCCTTGAAGCTGCAGAAAAGATTGTGAACAGTGATTGTAAAGTAATCATCCTTACAACCTTTGCCCGTTCAGGTTATTTTCAAAGAGCCATTAAAGCTGGTGTCAAAGGATACCTTCTAAAGGATAGTCCCAGTGACGAGTTAGCGAATTCGATAAGAAGCATAATGTCAGGCAGACGAATATATGCACCTGAACTAATGGACGACGTATATAGTGAAGAAAATCCCTTGACTGAGCGCGAAAAGGAAGTACTAGGCTTAGTCGCAGACGGCATGAATACAAAAGAAATTGCCGATCAGCTTAGTATTAAAACCGGGACGGTACGAAACTATATATCCACTATCCTAGAAAAGCTTGATGTAAAAAATAGAATTGAAGCCATTACTCAATCAAAAGAAAAAGGTTGGTTTAAATAA